From a single Glycine soja cultivar W05 chromosome 19, ASM419377v2, whole genome shotgun sequence genomic region:
- the LOC114399047 gene encoding F-box/kelch-repeat protein At3g27150-like, protein MTNRKALPVPTFVSGFCFSYHSSQKKMRVRELSPSDGNGSSTNEDEPLPQDADYINVLSLSDELETSILARFPRSQHWKLCFLNKRFLALSRSGEIYKIRRELGFKEPSVFMLVSGESNWWGMEWPFMSSKKLPPIQSDYNFEFGDKESFCAGSHLLVSGKEIDGAVIWRFNSIKNEWRKGPSMINPRCLFASATCSAIAFVAGGLDAGTYTQVLDSAEKYNSESRCWEPLPRMNKKRKFCSGCFMDNKFYVLGGQDEHGKDLTCGEFFDGKANSWNLIPDMWKDIVSQSPPLLAVVNNELYTLDASSNELKVYVKGTNTWKTLGVVPVRADAQGGWGVAFKSLGDELLVIGAPSMPHIVHALSMYTCCPDPDDEKLRWRQIGCGSIQLNHFIRNCAVMGT, encoded by the coding sequence ATGACTAATAGAAAAGCATTACCTGTTCCAACCTTTGTTAGTGGCTTTTGTTTTAGTTACCATAGTTCGCAAAAGAAGATGAGAGTTAGGGAGTTATCACCCTCTGATGGCAATGGTTCCTCTACTAATGAAGATGAACCTTTACCTCAGGATGCAGATTATATTAATGTTCTGAGTCTTAGTGATGAGCTAGAGACTTCAATCTTGGCAAGATTTCCAAGATCACAGCACTGGAAGTTGTGCTTTCTCAACAAGCGGTTCTTGGCTCTCTCAAGGAGTGGCGAGATCTACAAAATAAGGAGAGAGTTAGGATTCAAAGAACCTTCAGTGTTCATGCTGGTAAGTGGGGAGAGCAATTGGTGGGGAATGGAGTGGCCTTTCATGTCAAGCAAGAAGCTCCCTCCTATCCAATCAGATTATAATTTTGAGTTTGGAGATAAGGAGTCATTTTGTGCAGGCTCTCACCTATTAGTCTCAGGCAAGGAGATTGATGGGGCTGTTATTTGGAGGTTCAATTCGATAAAAAATGAATGGCGCAAAGGGCCATCTATGATCAATCCAAGGTGTCTTTTTGCATCAGCCACTTGCAGTGCTATTGCTTTTGTTGCTGGGGGGCTTGATGCAGGAACTTACACCCAAGTCTTGGATTCTGCTGAGAAGTACAACTCTGAAAGCCGGTGTTGGGAGCCCCTCCCAAGAATGAAcaagaagagaaagttttgcTCAGGTTGTTTCATGGACAACAAATTCTATGTCCTTGGAGGGCAAGATGAGCATGGAAAGGACCTCACTTGTGGGGAATTCTTTGATGGAAAGGCAAATAGTTGGAACTTGATTCCTGACATGTGGAAGGATATTGTTTCACAGTCTCCACCTCTTCTTGCTGTTGTGAACAATGAGTTGTACACACTGGATGCTTCTTCCAATGAGCTGAAAGTGTATGTGAAAGGAACCAACACATGGAAGACTTTGGGAGTGGTTCCTGTGAGAGCTGATGCACAAGGAGGTTGGGGTGTGGCTTTTAAGTCTCTTGGTGATGAGTTGCTTGTTATTGGTGCACCTTCTATGCCACACATAGTGCATGCCTTGTCTATGTACACTTGCTGCCCTGATCCTGATGATGAGAAATTGAGGTGGAGGCAAATTGGATGTGGCAGCATTCAGCTTAATCACTTTATCCGCAATTGTGCGGTGATGGGGACCTGA